The Devosia sp. A16 genome includes a window with the following:
- a CDS encoding NAD(P)H-quinone oxidoreductase has product MSIPHEMTAIAITEFGGPEVLQPARLSTPQPGPGEVLIRVAAAGLNAPDLGQRRGTYNPPPDASPLPGLEVGGEIVAIGRGVRGWSLGDEVAALTHGGGYAEYVAVAAGQVLPVPAGWSMASAAALPETFFTVEQTLVMRAGLAPGMQVLIHGGAGGIGGAAIQIARLHGASPIAVVSGPEKAAYARRLGAAETIDRTTEDFVARTLSITGGRGADRVVDIVGGDTLEKNIRASARFGHIVIVSTLAGPMAEINASHILMKQLTLSGSTLRPQTREVKAAIARSLFKTAWPALADGRLVQPRIRALPLAEAARGHRELEKPDHYGKLILLTPWGETLARHPGNSDNPIESA; this is encoded by the coding sequence ATGTCGATCCCGCACGAAATGACCGCCATTGCCATCACCGAGTTTGGCGGGCCTGAGGTGCTGCAGCCGGCGCGCCTCTCCACCCCCCAACCGGGCCCCGGCGAAGTGCTGATCCGCGTTGCGGCGGCCGGCCTCAACGCACCGGACCTCGGCCAGCGCCGAGGCACCTACAACCCGCCGCCCGATGCCTCGCCGCTGCCCGGCCTCGAGGTTGGCGGCGAGATCGTCGCGATCGGCAGGGGCGTGCGCGGCTGGTCGCTGGGTGACGAGGTGGCCGCACTCACCCATGGCGGTGGCTATGCCGAGTATGTGGCGGTCGCGGCCGGTCAGGTGCTGCCGGTTCCCGCCGGCTGGTCGATGGCCAGCGCCGCCGCCTTGCCCGAGACCTTCTTCACCGTCGAGCAGACCCTGGTGATGCGGGCCGGCCTCGCGCCGGGCATGCAGGTGCTGATCCATGGCGGCGCCGGGGGCATCGGCGGCGCGGCCATCCAGATCGCCCGCCTGCATGGTGCCAGCCCGATCGCGGTGGTATCGGGGCCGGAGAAGGCCGCCTATGCGCGGCGGCTCGGCGCCGCCGAGACCATCGACCGTACCACCGAGGATTTTGTCGCCCGCACGCTGTCGATCACCGGCGGCCGCGGCGCCGACCGCGTCGTCGATATCGTCGGCGGCGACACGCTGGAAAAGAACATCCGCGCTTCCGCCCGCTTCGGCCACATCGTCATCGTCTCGACGCTGGCGGGACCCATGGCGGAGATCAATGCCAGTCACATTCTGATGAAGCAGCTGACGCTCTCCGGCTCGACGCTCAGGCCGCAGACCCGCGAGGTAAAGGCGGCCATCGCCCGCAGCCTCTTCAAGACCGCCTGGCCGGCGCTGGCGGATGGCCGCCTGGTGCAGCCGCGCATCCGCGCGCTGCCGCTCGCCGAGGCTGCCCGCGGCCATCGCGAGCTCGAGAAGCCCGACCACTACGGCAAGCTCATCCTGCTCACGCCATGGGGAGAAACACTGGCCCGGCACCCGGGCAATAGCGACAATCCGATTGAATCGGCCTGA
- a CDS encoding DUF1013 domain-containing protein, producing MATPLLMPKATAVWLVDNTALSFEQIAAFCGLHPLEVQGVADGDVASGIMGVNPLQNGQLTREEIEKAEADPNYRMKISDPKVRVAAPKRKGPRYTPISRRNERPNAIKWLLRNHPEMKDAQIMRLVGTTKSTIDSVREGTHWNNANITPMDPVTLGLASQIDLDLEVSRASKGAAPGDMAEQGTMLLTAEEALAGAHGRAGMDQADDEEGVEHRPEREEELDADSVFAKLKSLKGDSDE from the coding sequence ATGGCCACGCCCCTGTTGATGCCCAAGGCAACCGCCGTCTGGCTGGTCGACAACACCGCGCTCTCGTTCGAGCAGATCGCCGCCTTCTGCGGCTTGCACCCGCTGGAAGTGCAGGGCGTCGCCGACGGTGACGTCGCCAGCGGCATCATGGGCGTGAACCCGCTGCAGAACGGCCAGTTGACGCGCGAGGAGATCGAGAAGGCGGAGGCCGACCCGAACTACCGCATGAAGATCTCGGACCCCAAGGTTCGCGTCGCCGCGCCCAAGCGCAAGGGGCCGCGCTACACCCCGATTTCGCGCCGCAACGAGCGTCCCAACGCCATCAAGTGGCTGCTGCGCAACCACCCCGAGATGAAGGACGCGCAGATCATGCGTCTGGTCGGCACCACCAAGTCGACCATCGACTCGGTGCGTGAAGGCACCCACTGGAACAATGCCAACATCACCCCGATGGACCCCGTGACGCTCGGGCTCGCCAGCCAGATCGATCTCGACCTGGAAGTGAGCCGCGCGTCCAAGGGCGCCGCGCCGGGCGATATGGCCGAACAGGGCACCATGCTGCTGACCGCCGAGGAAGCGCTGGCCGGCGCCCACGGCCGCGCCGGCATGGACCAGGCCGACGACGAAGAGGGTGTCGAACACCGCCCCGAACGCGAAGAAGAGCTGGATGCCGACTCGGTGTTCGCCAAGCTGAAGTCGCTGAAGGGCGACTCCGACGAATAA
- a CDS encoding monovalent cation:proton antiporter-2 (CPA2) family protein, giving the protein MEINLLLAIFVLLAATVLLVPLFKWAGLGTILGYLAAGVLIGPYGLSLVSDTELIHQIAEFGIVMMLFLIGLEVDGTELWRMRDKVLGLGLTQMAATSAAVALLARVIGFEWADAAVVGLALAMSSTAIAMQSVDQRNITKTDTGRASLAILLVQDVAVIPVLAIIPLLTAMGGAPIEAIGEDVLDVVDNPIDWWLALVVVGAFIAALFGSRFVIRPLMSWLARTRVPEAFTAFALALVIGAALLTETLGLSPALGAFFGGVLLADSEYRHELESNLQPFKGLLLGLFFITVGMSIAFRVVLENPLLVVALVLALICLKMLVLFVLATFFRMHVAERLLLAVLLSQAGEFAFVVLQFARTAGNLSGPEVELLTVVVALSMAMTPILIFLYDRLWMPRLNRSSNDEVDLPPGPDVADPRDKVIVLGYGRFGQIVTRLLRAQGFGMTLIDDDPAQIELVKRFGVKVFYGDGGRIEILRAAGADQAKMIVIAVAGGDRILGIAELIRRNFPDVIIAARAVDRSHAHDLMALGVHVIERETFRAAIKLGEQALVALGQEEQQASRVARAFEQHDSRMLRESYAVRHDQAAYIGFVRRSTEMLDAVMKADRQQSADAAEGDIDKPAPRTSD; this is encoded by the coding sequence ATGGAAATCAACCTGCTGCTCGCCATTTTCGTCCTCCTCGCGGCAACCGTTCTGCTCGTCCCGCTGTTCAAGTGGGCCGGGCTCGGCACCATCCTGGGCTACCTCGCCGCCGGCGTGCTGATCGGGCCCTATGGCCTGTCGCTGGTCTCCGACACCGAACTCATCCACCAGATCGCCGAGTTCGGCATCGTCATGATGCTGTTCCTGATCGGCCTCGAGGTCGACGGCACCGAACTCTGGCGCATGCGCGACAAGGTCTTGGGCCTTGGCCTCACCCAGATGGCCGCCACCAGTGCCGCCGTCGCCCTGCTCGCCCGGGTCATCGGCTTCGAATGGGCCGATGCTGCAGTGGTCGGCCTGGCCCTGGCGATGAGTTCCACCGCCATCGCCATGCAGTCGGTGGACCAGCGCAACATCACCAAGACCGATACCGGCCGCGCTTCGCTCGCTATCCTCCTGGTGCAGGACGTGGCGGTGATCCCGGTCCTCGCAATCATTCCCCTGCTCACCGCCATGGGCGGCGCGCCGATCGAGGCGATCGGCGAGGACGTGCTGGATGTGGTCGACAATCCCATCGACTGGTGGTTGGCGCTGGTGGTGGTCGGCGCCTTCATCGCCGCCCTGTTCGGCTCGCGCTTCGTCATCCGACCGTTGATGAGCTGGCTCGCCCGCACGCGGGTGCCGGAAGCCTTCACCGCCTTCGCCCTCGCACTGGTGATCGGCGCCGCACTGCTCACCGAAACGCTCGGCCTGTCTCCGGCGCTCGGCGCCTTCTTCGGCGGCGTGCTCCTCGCTGACAGCGAGTACCGGCACGAACTCGAAAGCAACCTGCAGCCGTTCAAGGGGCTGCTGCTCGGGCTATTCTTCATCACGGTGGGCATGTCGATCGCCTTCCGGGTGGTGCTCGAGAATCCGTTGCTGGTGGTGGCGCTGGTGCTGGCGCTGATCTGCCTCAAGATGCTGGTGCTGTTCGTGCTGGCCACGTTCTTCCGGATGCATGTGGCCGAGCGCCTGCTGCTGGCGGTGCTGCTCAGCCAGGCCGGCGAGTTCGCTTTCGTGGTGCTGCAGTTCGCCCGTACCGCCGGCAACCTGTCCGGGCCGGAAGTGGAGCTGCTCACCGTCGTCGTCGCGCTCTCCATGGCGATGACGCCGATCCTCATCTTCCTTTACGACCGGCTTTGGATGCCGCGGCTCAACCGGTCGTCGAACGACGAGGTCGACCTGCCGCCCGGACCCGACGTGGCCGATCCGCGGGACAAGGTGATCGTGCTCGGCTATGGCCGCTTCGGTCAGATCGTCACCCGGCTGCTGCGTGCCCAGGGCTTCGGCATGACGCTGATCGACGACGATCCGGCGCAGATCGAGCTGGTCAAGCGCTTCGGCGTCAAGGTGTTCTACGGCGATGGCGGCCGCATCGAGATCCTGCGGGCGGCCGGTGCCGACCAGGCCAAGATGATCGTCATCGCGGTGGCGGGCGGCGATCGCATCCTCGGGATCGCCGAGCTGATCCGCCGCAACTTCCCCGATGTCATCATCGCCGCCCGCGCCGTCGACCGCTCGCACGCGCACGACCTGATGGCGCTGGGCGTGCATGTGATCGAGCGCGAGACCTTCCGCGCCGCGATCAAGCTGGGCGAGCAGGCTCTGGTGGCGCTCGGCCAGGAAGAACAGCAGGCGAGCCGCGTTGCCCGGGCCTTCGAGCAGCATGACAGCCGGATGCTGCGCGAGAGTTACGCGGTGCGCCACGACCAGGCCGCCTATATCGGCTTCGTCAGGCGCTCCACCGAGATGCTGGATGCCGTCATGAAGGCCGACCGGCAGCAATCCGCCGATGCTGCTGAAGGTGATATTGACAAGCCGGCGCCGCGGACGTCCGACTAG
- a CDS encoding sulfite exporter TauE/SafE family protein yields MPPDLYFWTVAVLAVFIVALSKSGLLGSLGMVAVPMMSLVMPARDAAGMLLPLLLVMDAIAVWTYRKDADWRILKIMLPGAMVGTLIGWALWSFVSDAMVLLFIGIITLLFILDALLPLRKKLEGLPPSRPWGAFWGGFAGFTSFISHTGGPPFQIYVLPQRLTPVIYSGTTAFFFAIVNTAKLVPYFFLGQLNVSNLTHAAILAPLAVVGVMVGVWLVRRISVKRFYQLTYWLVFLLSLKLIYDGAVGVFMPGAAA; encoded by the coding sequence ATGCCTCCCGATCTGTATTTCTGGACCGTCGCTGTCCTCGCGGTCTTCATCGTCGCCCTGAGCAAATCGGGGCTGCTGGGCAGTCTCGGCATGGTTGCCGTCCCGATGATGTCGCTGGTGATGCCGGCCCGCGATGCTGCCGGCATGCTGTTGCCGCTGCTGCTGGTGATGGATGCCATCGCCGTCTGGACCTACCGCAAGGATGCCGACTGGCGCATCCTCAAGATCATGCTGCCCGGAGCCATGGTGGGAACGCTGATCGGCTGGGCGCTGTGGAGCTTCGTCAGCGACGCCATGGTGCTGCTGTTCATCGGCATCATCACGCTGCTGTTCATCCTCGACGCGCTGCTGCCGCTCAGGAAGAAGCTGGAGGGCCTGCCGCCCTCCAGGCCCTGGGGCGCCTTCTGGGGCGGCTTTGCCGGCTTCACCAGCTTCATCAGCCATACCGGCGGCCCGCCGTTTCAGATCTACGTGCTGCCGCAGCGGCTGACGCCGGTGATCTATTCGGGCACCACGGCGTTCTTCTTCGCCATCGTCAACACCGCCAAGCTGGTCCCGTACTTCTTCCTCGGCCAGCTCAACGTCTCCAACCTCACCCATGCGGCGATCCTCGCGCCGCTGGCGGTCGTCGGGGTGATGGTCGGCGTCTGGCTGGTGCGGCGCATTTCGGTGAAGCGGTTCTATCAGCTCACCTACTGGCTGGTGTTCCTGCTGTCGCTGAAACTGATCTATGATGGGGCGGTCGGGGTGTTCATGCCCGGCGCCGCCGCTTGA
- a CDS encoding VOC family protein: protein MSIDYRLDHIALLVRDLDETAKFLTEVLQIREVPDPMGGTHIRWFEFGNNQRFHIQAGDISRTHVEKRTHFALSAPDFEAVLTHLRALGTPFSDMQGNIGAVNTRPDGMRAVFVEDPNGYWFEINDFR, encoded by the coding sequence ATGAGCATCGACTATCGCCTCGACCACATCGCGCTGCTGGTGCGTGACCTCGACGAGACGGCGAAATTCCTTACCGAGGTGCTGCAGATCCGCGAGGTGCCCGACCCCATGGGTGGCACGCATATCCGCTGGTTCGAGTTTGGCAACAACCAGCGCTTCCACATCCAGGCCGGCGACATCAGCCGCACCCATGTAGAAAAACGCACCCACTTCGCGCTTTCGGCGCCGGATTTCGAGGCCGTGCTCACACACCTCAGGGCGCTGGGCACCCCGTTCTCCGACATGCAGGGCAATATCGGCGCCGTGAACACCCGCCCCGATGGCATGCGCGCCGTGTTCGTCGAGGATCCGAACGGCTACTGGTTCGAGATCAACGATTTCCGGTAA
- a CDS encoding YdcH family protein: MTTEGHVESLERRHRELDRKIEDEMSHPSHDDLYVAALKRKKLEIKDELARMHSDA; this comes from the coding sequence ATGACGACTGAAGGCCACGTCGAGTCGCTCGAGCGGCGTCACCGGGAATTGGACCGGAAGATCGAGGATGAAATGAGCCACCCCAGCCACGATGACCTGTACGTCGCGGCACTGAAGCGAAAGAAACTGGAGATCAAGGACGAGCTGGCGCGCATGCATAGCGACGCCTGA
- a CDS encoding YdcH family protein, protein MTTPLQLFDPLMVTKISRPVDVQACNSSRPTQNQVQSGDRSANPFGTGISPRRGTWSTAAMLPLTKEQEAALGLELAAKRQEHADLDAAIHTLSSSGYADQMLIQRMKKRKLTLKDRIVQLENILLPDIIA, encoded by the coding sequence ATGACAACTCCTCTCCAGCTTTTCGACCCGCTGATGGTCACAAAAATTTCACGCCCTGTCGATGTGCAAGCGTGCAACAGTTCGCGACCGACGCAAAATCAGGTGCAAAGCGGCGACCGATCGGCTAACCCTTTCGGCACGGGCATTTCGCCTCGCCGAGGGACCTGGTCGACCGCTGCGATGCTGCCGCTAACCAAGGAACAAGAAGCCGCGCTGGGTCTGGAACTGGCTGCAAAACGCCAGGAACATGCCGACCTCGACGCCGCCATCCACACGCTCTCGTCCTCCGGCTATGCCGACCAGATGCTGATTCAGCGCATGAAGAAGCGCAAGCTCACCCTCAAGGACCGCATCGTGCAGCTGGAGAATATCCTGCTGCCCGACATCATCGCCTGA
- a CDS encoding TetR/AcrR family transcriptional regulator, whose product MPFPRIVKPAPARRDEILDAAQRLFAQHGYDSTSVSQIIAAVGVSKGAFYHHFESKEDLVEALACRYARQTSALAEQELSDPTLDAFSKLAGFLGTIRRHKTETAAELRATFEPMFRAENLQLFERTQRAVTEVVRPILTRIIVEGVAEQTFDTPNPEGAAETILHLMTANRELIVELYQTRDRLHFERLSQRLLYKMEYLGTVIDRILGLPEGSIELADRSGLDALACALDRPPTAA is encoded by the coding sequence ATGCCGTTTCCTCGTATCGTGAAGCCGGCGCCGGCGCGCCGCGACGAAATCCTCGATGCCGCCCAGCGCCTGTTCGCGCAGCATGGCTACGACTCGACCTCGGTCAGCCAGATCATCGCCGCCGTCGGCGTGTCGAAGGGGGCCTTCTACCACCACTTCGAATCGAAGGAAGACCTGGTCGAGGCCCTCGCCTGCCGCTATGCCCGGCAGACCTCCGCCCTGGCCGAGCAGGAGCTGTCCGACCCGACGCTCGACGCCTTCTCCAAGCTCGCCGGCTTTCTCGGCACTATCCGCCGCCACAAGACGGAAACCGCCGCCGAGCTGCGCGCCACGTTCGAACCGATGTTCCGGGCCGAGAACCTGCAGCTGTTCGAACGCACCCAGCGCGCCGTCACCGAAGTGGTGCGGCCGATCCTCACGCGGATCATCGTCGAGGGCGTCGCCGAGCAGACCTTCGACACCCCCAATCCCGAAGGCGCAGCCGAAACCATCCTGCACCTGATGACGGCCAACCGCGAGCTGATCGTCGAGCTCTACCAGACCCGCGACCGGCTGCATTTCGAGCGGCTGTCACAGCGCCTGCTCTACAAGATGGAATACCTGGGCACCGTTATCGATCGCATCCTCGGCTTGCCGGAAGGCTCGATCGAGCTGGCCGACCGCTCGGGCCTCGATGCGCTGGCCTGCGCGCTCGATCGCCCGCCGACCGCCGCCTGA
- the purE gene encoding 5-(carboxyamino)imidazole ribonucleotide mutase, with product MPTSPPVAIIMGSQSDWPNLRHAAETLDALKIDYEARIISAHRTPDRMYEFARGAKAEGFQVIIASAGGAAHLPGMVAALTPLPVLGVPAQTAALGGKDSLLSIVQMPPGIPVGTLAIGRAGAINAALLAAAILALSDPEVAAALDEFRADQTASIPEFPSDDV from the coding sequence GTGCCGACCTCGCCACCCGTCGCCATCATCATGGGCAGCCAGTCCGACTGGCCGAACCTGCGCCACGCCGCCGAAACGCTTGATGCGCTGAAGATCGACTACGAGGCGCGCATCATTTCGGCGCACCGCACCCCCGACCGGATGTACGAGTTTGCGCGGGGCGCCAAAGCCGAGGGCTTCCAGGTGATCATCGCCTCGGCCGGCGGCGCGGCGCACCTGCCCGGCATGGTCGCCGCGCTCACTCCGCTGCCGGTGTTGGGCGTGCCGGCGCAGACCGCCGCGCTCGGCGGCAAAGACAGCCTGCTCTCGATCGTCCAGATGCCGCCGGGCATTCCCGTCGGCACCCTCGCCATCGGTCGGGCCGGCGCCATCAACGCTGCGCTTCTCGCCGCCGCGATCCTGGCGCTTTCCGACCCCGAAGTCGCTGCGGCGCTCGACGAGTTCCGCGCCGACCAGACCGCCTCCATCCCCGAGTTTCCATCCGACGATGTCTGA
- a CDS encoding 5-(carboxyamino)imidazole ribonucleotide synthase, giving the protein MSDASPLPQGSTIGILGGGQLGRMLALAAARLGMKTHIYCPDPDSPAFDVTPLKTVAAYDDEAALAAFAAGVDVITYEFENVPAKTAALLADLKPLRPGANALAVSQDRLAEKAFLTINRVPVAPFAAITDLDRLEAELEEIGTPAVLKTTRLGYDGKGQRIVRNMEDAALAWELLSPKPLVLEGFIEFDKEISVVVGRNALGEVAAFDPAENVHRDHILKTSTVPADISAKTARKAVEIAEQIAVALDYVGVLGVEFFVLPGGRLLVNEIAPRVHNSGHWTEAVAITDQFEQHIRAVLNWPLGDPSRMADVVMENLIGDEIAAIPDRLGPSVRPHAYGKAESRRGRKMGHINRVALKKRAK; this is encoded by the coding sequence ATGTCTGACGCTTCACCGCTGCCGCAGGGCAGCACCATCGGTATATTGGGTGGCGGCCAGCTTGGCCGCATGCTGGCGCTCGCCGCCGCACGGCTGGGCATGAAGACCCATATCTACTGCCCGGATCCGGACAGCCCGGCCTTCGACGTGACGCCGCTCAAGACCGTCGCCGCCTATGATGACGAGGCCGCCCTCGCCGCCTTTGCCGCCGGCGTCGATGTAATCACCTACGAGTTCGAGAACGTTCCGGCGAAGACCGCCGCCTTGCTTGCCGACCTCAAGCCGCTGCGCCCCGGCGCCAATGCCCTGGCGGTGTCGCAGGATCGCCTGGCCGAAAAGGCTTTCCTCACCATCAACCGGGTCCCCGTCGCGCCCTTTGCGGCGATCACCGACCTCGACCGGCTTGAGGCCGAGCTCGAAGAGATCGGTACGCCGGCCGTGCTCAAGACCACGCGGCTCGGCTATGACGGCAAGGGACAGCGCATCGTCCGCAACATGGAGGACGCAGCGCTGGCGTGGGAACTGCTGTCCCCCAAGCCGCTGGTGCTCGAAGGCTTCATCGAGTTCGACAAGGAAATCTCGGTGGTGGTGGGCCGCAACGCGCTGGGCGAAGTCGCGGCGTTCGACCCGGCCGAAAACGTCCACCGCGACCACATCCTCAAGACCAGCACAGTGCCGGCCGACATCAGTGCGAAAACGGCCAGAAAGGCAGTCGAGATCGCCGAGCAGATTGCCGTGGCGCTCGACTATGTCGGCGTGCTCGGCGTCGAGTTCTTCGTGCTGCCGGGCGGCAGGCTGCTGGTCAACGAGATCGCGCCGCGGGTGCACAATTCCGGCCACTGGACCGAGGCCGTCGCCATCACCGACCAGTTCGAACAACATATCCGCGCGGTGCTGAACTGGCCGCTGGGCGACCCCAGCCGCATGGCCGACGTGGTGATGGAAAACCTGATCGGCGACGAGATCGCTGCCATTCCCGACCGGCTTGGGCCCAGCGTCAGGCCGCACGCCTATGGCAAGGCCGAGTCGCGCCGCGGCCGGAAAATGGGGCACATCAATCGGGTTGCGTTGAAAAAGCGCGCAAAATGA